In Candidatus Micrarchaeum acidiphilum ARMAN-2, the DNA window GCCCTTCGGCATGTGCTCGAACTCCTTGAAGGGGCTCATGCCTATCTTGTACAGATTGTGCAGGTGTTCGTCTATTACCGGCTTAAGCACCGCAGTTATTGCCTTTATAGGTTCGCTTTTCTCCACGTAAACTGTCCTAGTGCTGGTGCCCATGACATAAGGTGATACGTCTTCGTCGAGGGAACTCCTGGCCTCTATCTTCTCTATACCGAGCGCGGCGACGAGCTCCCTTATCCGTTTCTGGTCGCTTCCGGGCGAGGCGGTAAGGCCCAGGACCTGTATGCCGCGCTCCTTGCACTCGTTGGCTATGTAGGTGTAGGAGTATTTTCCGACTGCCTTGTGGCATTCGTCGAATATCACTATGCCGAAATCTGAGAGCGAAAGCCTGCCCTTGATCATGTCGTTGTATATTGTCTGCGGTGTCGCGACAACCACCCTTGACGCGGACTCAAGCTCCTGCCGCTTTGAGCCTCTGACGCTACCGGTTGCCAGGAATATGTCCGTGGCATTTATCTTGAGCAGCTTAAGCAGGGAATCGTAGTGCTGCTCGCTCAACGGGCGTGTGGGCGCCAGCATGAGCGCCTTCTTGCCCTCGTAGAGCGACTTTGATATTGCAAACACTGCTATCAGCGTCTTGCCAAGGCCCGTAGGCAGCACTACGAGGGTATTCCTTCCTGCGTATATGCTCTTGAGTATGTTTATTTGGTAGGCTCTGGCATCCATGCCTGTAGTGTTGACTATGACATTATAGGGGCTGATATCCTCCCAAGAGTAGTCCATTCCAAAGCGCCACTGCTAGCAAAGCGGGTCTCGCCGCTTATAGAACTTCGGGATACAATATTTTTATATATGTTTGATAAAAAGGATATAGCGCGCCGCTGTAGCTCAGTGGGAGAGCGTCCGGCTGAAGTTGCCGAATGCAGAATTCGGCATCAAAAACCGGAATGTCGTCGGTTCAAATCCGACCAGCGGCACATGCCAAATGCCCGGAAGTAGATCAATCGGCAGCAGGGGTTGCGGGTACAAATAAAGTATACAATCTTGAACGCTTTGGAGGTGGATCCTATGGCAATAAGAATACGCAGCGAGACCGACCGTGCCGAGATAAAAGAAGAGGTAGAAAAGGCACTATATGCGAAAGAACATTTGGCAATGACATTCAGATCAAGCGTGGGATATGCAGTCAGAACATACGACGGTAAGATATATACCGGAGCCAATATAGAAACATATGGCCAGGACGGCGGCATTCACGCCGAAAGGATGGCAGTCTATAGGGCGCATTTGGATGGTTACAACGGCACTGACTTAAAGAGGCTTACCGGAGTATTTACGGATGCCGGAACTAAAATTAACCAGCCAGTTACACCGCCTTGCCTGCCATGCCAGAGCATGCTGCTTGAATTTGCTCATCCTTACATCCAGATAGTAAAAGCCGACGCAGGAGGCAACGTAGTGTATGAAGCGCTGCTTGCGGACTTTTACAAGGAAAATCCTCTCACTACAATTTTTCCCACAGTAACTACAAGATTAGGTAAACCCAGGTCTAACATGGATGCAAAGCTTCCATTGAATCGGGAGCTTGAAGTATACTACATAAATGATAGCGCTTTCAGAATTGTTACAAATGGGATATTCCATGCGGAGAAGCCGCAATTGAGCATAAGCAGACTTTATGATAATATTTCAGAAGCATGGTCGGCCGAAACAAGCGCTGATCCGGAAAGATGGAGTAGAGACAATCCAGCATGGGGGCAGTGCGCCATAACTGCCGCAGTCGTGTACGATCATTTCGGCGGTAGAATACTGCGCACAGAAGTTCGGGGCGTTGAAGGCGTCAGCTCCCACTATTATAATCAACTGCCGGATGGCAGGTTTGTAGATTTCACTAAGCAGCAGTTTGACAGCGGCGCAACATTTGAAAACGAGCAGGAGCGCACCAAGGAGTATATAATCTCATATCCAAAGACTAAGGAAAGGTACGATCTGCTTTTGAGGAGGATGGCCAAGGTGTAGTGCCAGTGCATCGTAAACCATTGTTGCGCTTGTATCTCATTCCTTTGCAGCCCGCCTCAGCTCATTCTGCATTCCTGCGTCTTGGAATGCCTTCGCGTCTTTAAGGTAGTCCAGCATTACATCCCTTTCCTTGGGCGCTAGCGCATCTCCAAGAAGGTTCACGATCTCCTCTAGCGTAAGGATAGAATGAAGCTCTAGCCCGAGCGCCTTTGCCTTTTCCTTGCCGAAGCCCCTGTCCACCACAACATATACTGCTTCGACAGCAATTCCGCTTAGCCGGCGCTTCTCGACCTCCATACTTATCTGGTTTATCGCCATCACCTTGCTTTCCATTGATGTCACGACGTCATCGAAAAGCATAAGCCTGTCGTTGTTTTTCAGTACGCCCTCAACCAAGGCATGCTGGCCATGGCTAGATATGTAACTGCCTATTTCTTCCTTGGTACTTACCCCTTCGGGAAGTTTTCTTGTATAGAGCGAAGGCATTCCGAACCTTAACGAAACCCCGTTTGCCAGGGCTATGCCGCCCATGGCTATGCCGACAGCCTTATGTTCGGAAATGGATATGCCGTTTTTATCCAGCATCATGCAGAATGCGTCTATTACCTTGGAGTACAGCCTTGGAAAGGAAGTTATCTGCCTTAGGTTTATGTAGAACGGGCTCCACGCGCCGCTTGCAAGCTTCCATCCTGATGGATTGTTTCTGTACCATGTCAGCAGCATCCCGTTCTCGTATATTCCGCCTGCTATCTCCTTCTTAAGTCTTTCGAAGTCGTCCATCTTAGCACCATTGATCGCAATTGATTATTGACTGCGGGCTGCGCTAGTCCATGCCTGCGAGGAGGCTTTCGGATATCATGCCGGATACGTCAACCTTTGAATATTCATTATGCAGTGTGTTTGTTGAGATTATTTCGCTTGCACCGGCATCCATGATCCTTTTTCCGGCGTTGTCCAGAAAAAGGCCGTGCGTGACCGCGACGGTCACGCTGCTTGCGCCCCTGCCTTTTATGATTTTCACCGCGTTCGCAGTGCTGTTTCCAGATACTATCATATCGTCGATTATTATTGCGTTCATATCCTTTACAGGGATTTCTGATGCATCGGTAGTTACCTCTCCAGTAACCCTGTCCCTGTGTTTTTCAAGCGAAAAGCACGGCGCAGAAAGCATTTTTGCCACAATCTGCGCGCGCTCTGTGCCTCCCTTGTCTGGTGATATTACCACAGGCCTTGGGGCTAAGCCGTTTGATACTATATAATCAGAAAGCAGTTTGGACGCCGAGAGGTTTTTGACAGGAATTTTGAACATGGCAAGCCCTGCGGCGCTGTGCATGTCGACAGTGGTTATGGATCCGACGCAGCAGCTCTGCAAAATGTCAGCCAATATCCCTATCGTGGCAATTTCTCCTTCCAAGAATTCGCGGTCCTGTCTCGCATAGCTCATATACGGCAGCACCAGATGTATTCTTGCGCCGTCTCTGCCTAGTTTCCGGCACAGCAGTAGTAGCTCAAGCGTCTTGTCGCCGGGATTTGGAAAAAGCCTGTGCACCAAGACGACATTTTTGCCGTTCATGCCGGACTTTTCCAGCCTCATTTTAAACTCCCCGTCGTGGAAGCGCGTGATGTTCACCCCAGAACTTTGAAGTCCGGACAGTTCTGCTATTCTTGCGCGGAGATCCTCGGAATCCTGGTCGCTTATTACAATATCGTAGGCTCCCATGCATACCAGCTTATCTCAGGTACAATCCGCCGTTGACATCTATCGTTGCCCCGGTCATATAAGTATTCTTTGGATTTAGCAGGTATTCGACCGCGACTGCCACTTCGGCGGGGCTGCCCTTGCGCCCCAGGAGTATCTTTTTCTTGTACGCCTCCACGTCCCTGGGATTCATGCGCGCAGACATCTTCGTTTCTATTACCCCAGGACACACGGCATTTACCAAAATCCCTTTTTTGGCTAGGTTTAAAGCGAGGCTCTTCGTAAGGCCCAGCAGCCCGGCCTTTGAAGCAGAATATGCAAGATCCCTGCTGCCCACGTGCGCGGCACCCGACACTATCGTGACTATCCTGCCTCCCTTCTGTATGCGCGGCGCAAGCTCCTTGAATATTATAAATGCGCTCCTCACGTTTACGCTGTGCACTTCGTCCCACAGCGCTATGCCATAGTCTTCGGCCGCCACGATAGGATATATTCCGGCTACATATATGATAGCCCAAAGATTCCCGGCGCTCTTTGCCTTGCGGCATGCAGCAAGGACTTCGCCCGTTGCACGCAGGTCGGTTTTGTAGAATCTGGAAAAGATATCTGTCTGCCCGGGCTTTTCCCTGTCAATGCCTATGAGCTCGTATCCACTATTATGGAGCTGCGCAGATATTTCACTACCTATTCCGCCAGAACATCCCACTATCAGCACTTTCATTTTTTATCGCCTCCTGCCTTGCGCTCCAGAGCTGAGTTTACATCTGCTATCATGAGCCTTGCCTTTTCGCGTATCTCTGCCATCGCATCCTTTCTTTCGAGCTCTGGCGAGCTCAGGCTGTAGGTTACGCTTCTGGAGGCGTTTACCACGGCGCCCAGGCCGTCTTCGTTAAAGCACTCCGCGGCGTCGGCTGCGGTGCCTCCCTGCGAGCCGTATCCTGGCACAAGGAAAATTGACCTCGGCAGCATTTTCCTGATACGCCTTGCCTCCTCTGGGAATGTAGCGCCTACTACGGCGCCCACAGAGCTGTAGCCGTATCTTTCGCCCACAAGCTTTTCCGAATACGAATTTATCATTTCTGCGACCCTCGCATAAAGTTCCCTGCCGTCAGCCATTTTGGCGTTTTGTATGTCGGATGAGCCGGGGTTCGAAGTCTTTACCAAAACGAAAATGCCCTTCCCGTATTTCATGCATGCCCTGATGAAAGGCTCAATGCTGTCCATCCCCAAATACGGTGAAACGGTTATGCAGTCCACGTCAAAAACGGGCGCGCGCTCGCCCATGACTTCGGATTCCCCAAGGAATGCGTTGGCGTATGCTTCTGCGGTCGAAGCTATGTCGCCGCGCTTGGCATCTATTATCACGACCATGCCATTCTCCTTTGAATATTTTATGGTGTCCTGCATTGCGGCAATGCCACCGATGCCGTATTGCTCGTAGAACGCGCTTTGCAGCTTCACCCCCGGGACCAGGTCGTGCACCGCATCTATGATGCATTTGTGGTACTCAAAAATGCTGGACCTGACTGATTCTTCTGGTGCGCCGCCTTTTGAAATTGCAAAGCGGGGCATGCCCCCCAAGCGCGGATCGAGTCCGACAATGCACGGGTTTCCCTTTTTGTTAACGGCTTCCAAGAGCCTGTCCGCATAGTTGTTCATGCTATCGACACTTACGCTGCAAAATGCGCAGGTCACGAGTAGGGTATATTCGATCCTGCCTTGCTCACGTTTGATACCGTGTTCGAGACTGCGTGGGACACTCCGAGTATCTCTTTAAGGAAGCTGACAATCCCTCCTATGAATCCCGATACGCCGCTAAGCGTCAGTGCTCCGGTGGTAAAGAAACTGTATGCAACAGAAGCAAGTATGAACAGGACTACGAATATGAGTATGGTCGTGAGAACGTTCTTTATGAACTTTATGCCTATCGCGACCACGGCTATTATCAGTATAATTGCGACGATAAGGTTGTAGGGCTGCGGCACCTTGTACTGCTGGGTGGTTATGGAGGAATTAAGAGCGGTGAACATAACCAGCAGGAAAAATAAGGCCGAGTACACTCCAGTTCTGCCGTTCATCCAAACCAAGATAATTACAGCCACCAAAGTTTAAATAATTATTTATATTTTGCATGGAAAATATAGGCTGGTGGCAGGCGGGCAGCCTACCGAAAGGAGGAAGCTCCTCTCATGCAGAGCGTATAATGGCACAATGCCTGATTCGGAACAGAAACGATACTGCAATTGCGCACAAGCTATGACACAACGAGCGCGCATGCGCAGGTGAAACGCGCCGATGCATTACGCAGTGAGCATGCAAGGCTAAACGCCGCTCAGTCGAATGCTGCCTAAAACAGAAAGAGGGCTACGGCCTGCCACTGCCTTATTGTCACTGGAAGGAAAGCTTGACGTCCGATTCCTCCACAGTCTTTCTTTTGGCATGCTTTGAAAGCTTCACTGAATTCGATGCGGCCTTCAGGGCGATTTTCTCGAGCTGCTCCTGGAAGTACGACAGAGCAGACTCGCTCACCCTTGTTGCGCCTGCGCCCTTCAGCATCTTCTTAACCGTAGACTTAGTTATGTACATTATAAGCACCAATGTTCGCCTTTTAATATTATTACATATTTTTAGCTTTATCTAAATTATCGCGATTAGCGGAATTTTTATGAAATGGATATGTCCTGCTGCACGAATTCCTTTGATAATATGGCGAGCAGCACATCGTCTACAAGGCTGCCGCCTTTTATACCGTTCTCCCTGAGCCTTGCCTCCTCCTTCATGCCGACGGACTGCATCATGCGTATCGATCTTTCGTTGCTTGCGAAGGCTATTCCATATATCCTGTTCAGGCCGAGCCTTGCGAAGCCGAATGCCAGCATAAGCCGCAGCGCAGCTTTTCCGTATCCCCTGCCCCAGAATTTTCTCCCTATCCAGAATCCGACCTCGGATTTCTTACTGTGCATGTTTATGTAGCTCAGTCCTATGACTCCGACGAGCTCGTCAGTTTCAACGCAGAATATCCCCATGTGCAGCCCTATGCCGCTTGCCGCTTCCTCGGAGGCGCGTTTTATGAAAGACAGCGCGTCCTCCTCCGAATAAGGGTGCGGAAAGGTTCCTTCGTCGGATATGCTTTCCGCTATCTCCTTGTCGTTCGCGTTGGCTGCGATTGCCGCGGCGTCCCCGTATTCCAGAGTTCTCAGGTACACCTTGGCATTGGCCGCGCTTATCCTTATGTGCATCACCGCAAATAATTTGAGATGTTTTTTAAATGTTGGCTCAAATTTATTAACTGTTTGGTTGGTTTGATGGGGGTAAGAGAATACCTTGACAATTCAAAACTTAGCCGTGGGCATTGGCGCATAACCCTGATATCCGGGATGAGCTTTTTTACTGACGCGTACGACCTGTTTGTAATAGGCATAGTACTGCTCATGCTAAGACCTATATTCAACCTTACCCCTGCAGGGATCGGAATAGCGGCCAGCGCGGCGCTGTTCGGCGCGGTGGTGGGACCGCTGTTCTTCGGTTTTGTAGGGGACAAGCTCGGCAGGAAGTCCGCCTACTGGATCACTGTAAGCATA includes these proteins:
- a CDS encoding phosphoribosyltransferase — protein: MDDFERLKKEIAGGIYENGMLLTWYRNNPSGWKLASGAWSPFYINLRQITSFPRLYSKVIDAFCMMLDKNGISISEHKAVGIAMGGIALANGVSLRFGMPSLYTRKLPEGVSTKEEIGSYISSHGQHALVEGVLKNNDRLMLFDDVVTSMESKVMAINQISMEVEKRRLSGIAVEAVYVVVDRGFGKEKAKALGLELHSILTLEEIVNLLGDALAPKERDVMLDYLKDAKAFQDAGMQNELRRAAKE
- a CDS encoding orotidine 5'-phosphate decarboxylase, which encodes MNNYADRLLEAVNKKGNPCIVGLDPRLGGMPRFAISKGGAPEESVRSSIFEYHKCIIDAVHDLVPGVKLQSAFYEQYGIGGIAAMQDTIKYSKENGMVVIIDAKRGDIASTAEAYANAFLGESEVMGERAPVFDVDCITVSPYLGMDSIEPFIRACMKYGKGIFVLVKTSNPGSSDIQNAKMADGRELYARVAEMINSYSEKLVGERYGYSSVGAVVGATFPEEARRIRKMLPRSIFLVPGYGSQGGTAADAAECFNEDGLGAVVNASRSVTYSLSSPELERKDAMAEIREKARLMIADVNSALERKAGGDKK
- a CDS encoding Transcription factor CBF/NF-Y/histone domain protein → MYITKSTVKKMLKGAGATRVSESALSYFQEQLEKIALKAASNSVKLSKHAKRKTVEESDVKLSFQ
- a CDS encoding DEAD/DEAH box helicase domain protein, giving the protein MDYSWEDISPYNVIVNTTGMDARAYQINILKSIYAGRNTLVVLPTGLGKTLIAVFAISKSLYEGKKALMLAPTRPLSEQHYDSLLKLLKINATDIFLATGSVRGSKRQELESASRVVVATPQTIYNDMIKGRLSLSDFGIVIFDECHKAVGKYSYTYIANECKERGIQVLGLTASPGSDQKRIRELVAALGIEKIEARSSLDEDVSPYVMGTSTRTVYVEKSEPIKAITAVLKPVIDEHLHNLYKIGMSPFKEFEHMPKGKLIEIGNNISKIEAKNYRFNAMFNYVYLLNLVHAYDLISTEGIYPFLNYFESLQSREKKSRSLESMLKNAEVKRAIDIAMHAAAAGEEHPKMWMIADILRQQGASKSTIIFVQYRSTIKKLVDILNGEGISAMAFVGKNNGVTQEMQSSTLEKFRSGKFKVLVASSIGEEGLDIPSVDMVIFYEPIPSAIRNIQRKGRTGRFRFGEVMILVTRGTKDEAYLMVSRLKEKRMFDILRRMGASMDRNPYGQSQYRQKKL
- a CDS encoding ribose-phosphate pyrophosphokinase — its product is MGAYDIVISDQDSEDLRARIAELSGLQSSGVNITRFHDGEFKMRLEKSGMNGKNVVLVHRLFPNPGDKTLELLLLCRKLGRDGARIHLVLPYMSYARQDREFLEGEIATIGILADILQSCCVGSITTVDMHSAAGLAMFKIPVKNLSASKLLSDYIVSNGLAPRPVVISPDKGGTERAQIVAKMLSAPCFSLEKHRDRVTGEVTTDASEIPVKDMNAIIIDDMIVSGNSTANAVKIIKGRGASSVTVAVTHGLFLDNAGKRIMDAGASEIISTNTLHNEYSKVDVSGMISESLLAGMD
- a CDS encoding short-chain dehydrogenase/reductase SDR, with translation MKVLIVGCSGGIGSEISAQLHNSGYELIGIDREKPGQTDIFSRFYKTDLRATGEVLAACRKAKSAGNLWAIIYVAGIYPIVAAEDYGIALWDEVHSVNVRSAFIIFKELAPRIQKGGRIVTIVSGAAHVGSRDLAYSASKAGLLGLTKSLALNLAKKGILVNAVCPGVIETKMSARMNPRDVEAYKKKILLGRKGSPAEVAVAVEYLLNPKNTYMTGATIDVNGGLYLR
- a CDS encoding GCN5-related N-acetyltransferase — encoded protein: MHIRISAANAKVYLRTLEYGDAAAIAANANDKEIAESISDEGTFPHPYSEEDALSFIKRASEEAASGIGLHMGIFCVETDELVGVIGLSYINMHSKKSEVGFWIGRKFWGRGYGKAALRLMLAFGFARLGLNRIYGIAFASNERSIRMMQSVGMKEEARLRENGIKGGSLVDDVLLAILSKEFVQQDISIS
- a CDS encoding CMP/dCMP deaminase zinc-binding, which produces MAIRIRSETDRAEIKEEVEKALYAKEHLAMTFRSSVGYAVRTYDGKIYTGANIETYGQDGGIHAERMAVYRAHLDGYNGTDLKRLTGVFTDAGTKINQPVTPPCLPCQSMLLEFAHPYIQIVKADAGGNVVYEALLADFYKENPLTTIFPTVTTRLGKPRSNMDAKLPLNRELEVYYINDSAFRIVTNGIFHAEKPQLSISRLYDNISEAWSAETSADPERWSRDNPAWGQCAITAAVVYDHFGGRILRTEVRGVEGVSSHYYNQLPDGRFVDFTKQQFDSGATFENEQERTKEYIISYPKTKERYDLLLRRMAKV